One Sulfolobus sp. S-194 DNA segment encodes these proteins:
- the sixA gene encoding phosphohistidine phosphatase SixA: MLSLIIVRHGDAEPQIEGKDDKDRRLVKKGLKQMKRVASFLDEIGVKIDKVVSSPYLRAYQSAEAILDKIGVDSLKIETYDDLIPDKDPSQFLEKIKEFPDNLTVLIVGHEPYLSGLIKLLTGANIEIKKGGIAMIDYDLKENKGVLKMLLTQKVLKMI; encoded by the coding sequence ATGCTTAGTTTAATTATAGTAAGGCATGGAGACGCGGAACCTCAAATTGAGGGAAAGGATGATAAAGATAGACGATTAGTGAAGAAAGGACTAAAGCAAATGAAAAGAGTTGCTAGTTTTCTTGATGAAATAGGGGTAAAAATTGATAAAGTCGTTTCTAGCCCCTACTTGAGAGCATATCAATCAGCAGAAGCTATATTAGATAAAATAGGGGTAGATAGCTTAAAAATAGAGACTTACGATGATTTAATACCAGATAAGGATCCTTCTCAGTTTTTAGAAAAAATAAAAGAGTTCCCAGACAATTTGACAGTATTAATTGTGGGTCATGAGCCATATCTCTCTGGTTTGATTAAATTGTTAACCGGTGCAAACATCGAAATTAAGAAAGGAGGTATAGCTATGATTGATTATGATTTAAAAGAAAATAAAGGTGTTTTAAAAATGCTTTTAACTCAGAAGGTGCTTAAGATGATTTAA
- a CDS encoding peptidase U32 family protein produces the protein MRLVVATNFDNVLIEKISKYPVKYVYGSQTETLTGHGRASFILPKVDDEKLKEHVSIAHSYKIKFLYTMNTANLHGKEYDKYFLGKLRNEIEKLINFGVDGFIVALPFLVYFIRKEHPDIEVSISSFARITNIRKVEEYLQMGANTIIMDEDTNRNFTLLEASAKLAKKYNADIEVITNNTCLWGCPYKLTHDQVTSYLSAKDGVKNVWFEYPVLFCATEVRNDFANIIRMRWIRPEDLRYYEEIGIDRFKIAGRNKKTDWLVNVVRAYSERKYEGNLLDILSYVQGRATTSALRRINDSSNYEILMKVYVDNTQFPTNWLSYFKYNRCEERSCEECRYCDIVAEKVIRIDGKPFFQQQEKLKPPIELVPRFVDNGEDNR, from the coding sequence ATGCGACTAGTTGTTGCGACAAACTTCGATAATGTATTAATAGAGAAAATTTCAAAATATCCAGTAAAGTATGTCTACGGTAGTCAAACAGAGACGTTAACTGGTCATGGTAGGGCTTCTTTTATTTTACCTAAAGTTGACGATGAAAAACTTAAGGAGCATGTCTCTATAGCCCATTCTTATAAGATAAAATTTCTATATACGATGAATACAGCAAACCTTCATGGTAAAGAATATGATAAATATTTTCTAGGTAAATTAAGAAATGAGATAGAAAAATTAATAAATTTTGGTGTTGATGGATTTATAGTAGCCTTACCCTTTCTAGTTTATTTTATCAGAAAAGAACATCCAGACATAGAGGTTTCCATATCTTCTTTTGCAAGAATAACTAACATTAGGAAAGTTGAAGAGTATTTGCAGATGGGGGCAAATACTATTATTATGGATGAAGATACTAATAGGAATTTTACACTATTAGAGGCTTCTGCAAAATTAGCAAAGAAGTATAATGCTGATATTGAGGTAATTACAAATAATACTTGCCTATGGGGTTGCCCCTATAAATTAACTCATGATCAAGTAACTTCTTATCTTTCAGCTAAAGATGGAGTCAAAAATGTTTGGTTTGAATATCCTGTTTTGTTTTGCGCTACTGAAGTTAGGAATGATTTTGCTAATATTATCAGAATGAGATGGATTAGGCCAGAAGATTTGCGTTATTATGAAGAAATTGGAATTGATAGATTTAAGATTGCAGGAAGAAATAAGAAAACTGATTGGTTAGTAAATGTTGTAAGAGCTTATTCAGAAAGGAAATATGAGGGAAACTTGTTAGATATTTTAAGTTATGTCCAGGGTAGAGCAACTACTTCCGCACTAAGGAGAATTAATGACTCGTCGAACTACGAAATATTAATGAAAGTATATGTAGATAATACTCAATTTCCGACTAATTGGTTGAGTTATTTCAAGTACAATAGGTGTGAAGAAAGGAGTTGTGAGGAATGTAGATATTGTGATATAGTTGCCGAAAAGGTCATAAGGATTGATGGTAAACCTTTCTTCCAACAGCAAGAGAAGCTTAAACCACCAATAGAACTTGTTCCGAGGTTTGTTGACAATGGTGAAGATAACAGATAG
- a CDS encoding PIN domain-containing protein has translation MDSYAWIEFFIGSKKGEKVLEILSSADEVITPALVLAELARKYIREGVDENTLKDRLKFVEENSIIICIDRELSIQGAKAYVELLDKAKREGKNKPGITDSILLALSRKYNAKVITGDEIGEGMKEVIFL, from the coding sequence GGTAGTAAAAAAGGAGAGAAAGTGCTTGAAATCCTATCTTCTGCAGATGAGGTGATAACGCCAGCTTTAGTCCTTGCTGAATTAGCTAGAAAATATATTAGAGAGGGAGTTGATGAAAATACACTTAAAGATAGACTTAAGTTTGTTGAAGAGAATAGTATAATTATCTGTATTGATAGAGAGTTAAGTATTCAAGGTGCTAAAGCGTATGTTGAGTTACTGGACAAGGCAAAAAGAGAAGGTAAAAATAAGCCGGGCATAACAGATAGTATACTTCTTGCATTAAGTAGAAAGTATAACGCAAAAGTAATTACTGGAGATGAGATAGGTGAAGGCATGAAGGAGGTAATATTTCTATAG
- a CDS encoding thymidylate kinase: MIIAFEGIEGSGRTAHLEAVKRYLEKEGYGTITFGLQMSKLIGERISQVKRNIVFERRTLFLAYVTDLADQVENYVKPSLDSGFIALADGYILTLMSWGLVRGLERDWMNDVLSIFPRPAVYFSLISRPEEIIKRIIKKRGFLDPLSAGIDICIKDDVFAAYEDYINGFQKVLISLSSKENIIYTDRDFDEVHKEIVNKIENITP; encoded by the coding sequence TTGATAATAGCTTTTGAAGGAATTGAGGGATCTGGTAGAACAGCACACTTAGAAGCTGTTAAACGCTACCTAGAAAAAGAAGGTTATGGAACGATAACTTTTGGTTTGCAAATGTCAAAGTTGATAGGTGAGAGAATTTCGCAAGTAAAAAGGAATATAGTATTTGAGAGAAGGACATTATTTTTAGCTTATGTCACTGATTTGGCAGATCAGGTTGAGAACTATGTTAAACCTTCATTAGACTCTGGTTTTATTGCATTAGCTGATGGTTACATATTGACTTTGATGTCATGGGGACTGGTAAGGGGATTAGAGAGAGATTGGATGAATGACGTTCTATCTATTTTCCCCAGACCAGCCGTATACTTTTCTCTTATTTCAAGACCAGAGGAAATCATAAAGAGAATAATAAAGAAAAGAGGATTCTTAGACCCCCTTAGTGCCGGAATAGATATTTGTATAAAAGACGACGTGTTTGCAGCTTATGAAGACTATATTAATGGATTTCAGAAAGTTCTGATTTCCCTATCTTCAAAGGAAAATATTATCTACACGGATAGAGATTTTGATGAAGTACATAAGGAGATAGTGAATAAAATTGAAAACATTACGCCCTGA
- a CDS encoding M56 family metallopeptidase — MWWRYYFISFAILLALSLILSNFVPLNFYLECGEISLIFFIWYLLSPLIMIFSFKLRRSEDERLNSLISYTASIFRMNKPIIYVANTDYSNAFAFGNFFYKAIGYTSGLLSSLQDNEIIGVTAHELAHLKNHDMEIQVLGLILYNILYLYLFNIDFILGLVTFALAYPLFIFIHRMLEKKADLTAVKNNRWLTIYLENALIKIGYLGRSIPSYLLRDIPDFQLYFIKQQLMSNNSRSIFRTHPSLSERLRYLSKYEAWSN, encoded by the coding sequence ATGTGGTGGAGATATTACTTTATCTCTTTTGCTATACTCCTTGCACTCTCTCTTATTCTCTCGAATTTTGTTCCTTTAAACTTCTATCTAGAATGCGGTGAAATATCGTTAATTTTCTTCATATGGTATTTATTATCTCCATTGATTATGATATTTTCGTTTAAACTTAGAAGAAGTGAAGACGAAAGATTGAATTCGCTAATCTCTTACACAGCCTCAATATTTAGAATGAACAAACCTATCATTTATGTAGCAAATACAGATTATTCTAATGCTTTTGCATTCGGAAATTTCTTTTATAAGGCTATTGGATATACTTCTGGGCTTTTGTCATCTTTACAAGATAACGAGATTATTGGCGTTACAGCTCATGAGCTAGCACATTTAAAAAATCATGATATGGAGATTCAAGTTCTCGGCCTAATTCTTTACAATATTCTATATCTTTATCTTTTTAATATCGACTTTATATTAGGCTTAGTTACTTTTGCACTTGCTTATCCTCTTTTCATTTTCATACATAGAATGCTAGAAAAAAAGGCTGATTTAACTGCGGTTAAGAATAATAGGTGGTTAACAATCTATTTAGAGAATGCATTAATAAAAATTGGTTATTTGGGTCGAAGTATACCTTCTTACCTACTTAGAGATATTCCGGACTTTCAGTTATATTTTATAAAACAACAACTAATGAGTAATAACAGTAGAAGTATTTTCAGAACTCATCCTTCATTATCAGAGAGATTAAGGTACTTAAGTAAATATGAAGCCTGGAGTAACTAA
- a CDS encoding CHAD domain-containing protein, whose translation MKTLRPEEYANLNLKEVLLITKIDEESIHDARVNLRKYYDVLISLYPIYENSECAFISNEIIGNLGRIRDMDICGLRSRRRDELAYDTIKKFRQLKICYLPVKIYGSRLLLFRRIYSLYELIPRLDDFHEIRKRVRIIRNLTEALGYNSQEVKIIAKKMGDVRDNILKMECNGLAPPEINVSVYKEEAINAIIKIIKEQDEFHYRFINLE comes from the coding sequence TTGAAAACATTACGCCCTGAAGAATATGCAAACCTTAATCTTAAAGAAGTACTATTAATAACTAAAATTGATGAAGAGAGTATTCATGATGCTAGAGTTAACTTAAGAAAGTATTACGATGTTTTAATTTCTCTTTATCCTATTTATGAAAATTCTGAATGTGCTTTCATTTCAAATGAAATTATAGGAAACCTAGGAAGAATAAGAGATATGGATATTTGTGGATTAAGAAGTAGGAGAAGAGATGAACTGGCTTACGATACTATAAAGAAATTTAGACAACTAAAAATATGCTATCTACCGGTGAAAATCTATGGAAGTAGATTACTCCTGTTTAGGCGAATTTACAGTTTATATGAGTTAATTCCTCGGTTGGATGATTTTCATGAAATCAGAAAAAGAGTGAGAATCATAAGAAACTTGACTGAAGCATTAGGTTATAACTCTCAAGAGGTAAAAATTATTGCAAAAAAGATGGGCGATGTAAGGGATAACATACTAAAAATGGAATGTAATGGACTAGCTCCGCCAGAAATTAACGTAAGTGTTTACAAGGAGGAAGCAATTAACGCAATAATAAAAATTATTAAAGAACAAGATGAGTTTCATTATCGCTTTATTAACTTAGAATAG
- the tmk gene encoding dTMP kinase, which translates to MTKGVLIAFEGIDGSGKSSQATLLKDWIELKRDVYLTEWNSSDWIHDIIKEAKKKDLLTPLTFSLIHATDFSDRYERYILPMLKSGFIVISDRYIYTAYARDSVRGVDINWVKKLYSFAVKPDITFYIRVPPEIALERIKKSKRKIKPQEAGADIFPALSPEDGFLKYQGLITEVYDKLVKDENFIVIDGTKTPKEIQIQIRKFVGELVDNSF; encoded by the coding sequence ATGACAAAAGGAGTTCTAATAGCTTTTGAAGGAATTGATGGATCTGGTAAATCAAGCCAAGCTACACTACTTAAGGATTGGATAGAATTAAAAAGAGATGTTTATCTAACAGAGTGGAACTCCTCGGACTGGATCCATGACATAATTAAAGAGGCAAAAAAGAAGGATTTACTTACTCCTTTAACTTTTAGTTTAATACATGCTACTGATTTTTCTGACAGATATGAGAGGTATATTTTGCCGATGCTTAAGTCCGGTTTTATAGTTATTTCTGATAGGTATATTTACACGGCTTATGCTAGGGATAGCGTTAGAGGTGTAGACATTAATTGGGTTAAAAAGCTATACTCATTTGCTGTTAAGCCAGATATCACTTTTTACATTAGGGTTCCACCAGAAATAGCTCTGGAGAGGATAAAGAAATCAAAAAGGAAAATAAAACCTCAAGAGGCTGGTGCTGATATATTTCCAGCGTTATCACCGGAGGATGGATTCTTAAAATACCAAGGACTAATTACTGAGGTTTACGATAAATTAGTTAAGGACGAGAATTTTATAGTAATTGACGGAACTAAAACTCCAAAGGAAATACAAATTCAAATTAGAAAGTTTGTAGGTGAGTTAGTTGATAATAGCTTTTGA
- a CDS encoding Ppx/GppA phosphatase family protein has protein sequence MLSAVIDAGFNSFRLVLYQVFPNGTFRIIGSVKSFVRIGEGLEEGKPIGESKIREAEEAFSIFKKIIDKEKVEDVKIIATSAFRYATNGNEIAQRLSKLIGYEMRIISGEEEGRFSGIGILNTLPISGGILFELGGGSLELIEVNEGNIGKLYQLPIGALKLLHYPEKEIRKAVKDQLSTLSMKKQGILVGSGGNARALAKMDLKLSSYPTRSIHGYSISSKQITKYSSLLHTLDLDARASLPGIGKERAFTIHTASIIIDELMKYFNSERLVISAYGMREGALTEGRRLNRESWLYGIAYFNALEPPIQIFKDIMDSVGGKYSFYIASAAYLSLIFKMCGYLNPYEACYRFIKNSVLPGFLLEEALIIGFICKSAYNKVKKKHIKFLSEKISKKELLSYGNIVKNSVEKYVNGVRL, from the coding sequence ATGTTATCAGCTGTTATTGATGCGGGCTTTAATTCGTTTCGTCTAGTTCTATATCAAGTTTTTCCCAATGGAACTTTTAGAATTATAGGCTCAGTTAAGTCTTTTGTGAGAATAGGTGAAGGATTAGAAGAAGGAAAACCCATAGGAGAGAGTAAGATTAGAGAGGCTGAAGAAGCTTTTTCAATTTTCAAGAAGATTATTGATAAAGAGAAAGTAGAAGACGTTAAAATAATTGCTACTAGTGCCTTTAGATATGCTACTAATGGTAATGAGATTGCTCAAAGATTAAGTAAACTCATAGGATATGAAATGAGAATTATTTCTGGAGAAGAAGAGGGAAGATTTTCCGGGATAGGAATTCTAAATACTTTACCCATTTCTGGTGGTATACTTTTTGAGCTTGGTGGAGGCTCCCTCGAACTGATTGAGGTTAACGAGGGAAATATTGGTAAACTCTACCAGTTACCTATAGGAGCATTAAAACTTTTACATTACCCAGAAAAAGAGATAAGAAAAGCAGTTAAAGATCAGTTATCAACACTCTCTATGAAAAAACAAGGTATTTTAGTAGGATCTGGAGGTAATGCAAGGGCTTTAGCAAAGATGGATTTAAAGCTTTCATCTTATCCGACAAGATCAATTCATGGCTACTCAATTTCATCAAAACAAATAACTAAATATTCCTCACTTCTTCATACGTTAGATTTAGATGCAAGAGCCTCCCTACCAGGTATTGGAAAAGAAAGAGCTTTCACAATACATACGGCGTCAATCATCATAGATGAGTTAATGAAATATTTTAATTCAGAAAGACTTGTTATCTCCGCTTATGGGATGAGAGAAGGGGCATTAACTGAAGGAAGAAGGCTAAATAGGGAGAGTTGGTTATACGGAATAGCTTATTTTAACGCATTAGAACCACCAATTCAAATATTTAAAGATATAATGGATAGTGTGGGTGGAAAATATTCGTTCTATATTGCTTCGGCAGCTTATTTGTCTCTAATATTTAAGATGTGTGGTTATCTTAATCCTTATGAAGCTTGCTATAGGTTTATCAAGAATTCCGTCTTACCAGGATTTCTCTTAGAAGAAGCCTTAATAATAGGCTTTATATGTAAATCTGCATATAATAAAGTAAAGAAGAAACATATTAAATTTTTAAGTGAAAAAATAAGTAAAAAAGAGTTATTATCTTATGGAAATATAGTGAAAAATTCTGTTGAGAAGTATGTTAATGGTGTTAGACTATGA
- a CDS encoding MBL fold metallo-hydrolase, translating into MVKITDRIRIAELLEPDFFGTILNHNVVIIEKGPSGGLMLVDTSLPENYDNLEKYLKSWGYSIEDISDIIITHAHPDHFGNAERIKREAKAKIYAHEEEEFKIRKVKFEDVKKEFNSVNDAEIQKTLDRINNMKVEIPTVDVTLKGGEELGGFRVIHVPGHTKGHIALMGEGVLIVGDAIRNVNGIKPPIRFFCWDYEKALRSFNYLLSLPFRVLIPYHGEILHEYNAYYFI; encoded by the coding sequence ATGGTGAAGATAACAGATAGGATAAGGATTGCGGAGCTACTTGAACCAGATTTCTTTGGAACAATATTAAACCATAATGTCGTAATAATAGAAAAAGGTCCTAGTGGTGGATTAATGCTCGTAGATACTAGCCTACCTGAGAATTATGATAATCTAGAGAAATATTTAAAATCATGGGGCTATTCAATAGAGGATATTTCAGATATAATAATTACTCACGCTCACCCGGACCATTTTGGAAATGCTGAAAGAATAAAGAGAGAAGCAAAAGCTAAAATCTATGCCCATGAAGAAGAGGAATTTAAAATAAGAAAAGTTAAGTTCGAAGATGTCAAAAAGGAATTTAATAGTGTAAACGACGCAGAGATACAAAAGACACTAGATAGGATAAATAATATGAAAGTTGAAATTCCTACCGTTGATGTTACGCTTAAAGGTGGAGAAGAATTAGGTGGATTTAGAGTAATTCATGTGCCTGGACATACAAAAGGGCATATAGCTTTAATGGGTGAAGGGGTTTTGATAGTGGGTGATGCTATAAGAAACGTTAACGGAATAAAACCACCTATAAGGTTTTTCTGTTGGGACTACGAAAAAGCATTAAGATCTTTCAACTATTTACTTTCCTTACCTTTTAGAGTTCTAATACCTTATCATGGAGAAATATTGCATGAATACAACGCCTATTATTTTATCTAA